The following are encoded together in the Oncorhynchus kisutch isolate 150728-3 linkage group LG8, Okis_V2, whole genome shotgun sequence genome:
- the LOC109896224 gene encoding E3 ubiquitin-protein ligase KCMF1 isoform X5 — MQCILTRVDFDLYYGGEALSVEQPQAFTCPYCGRMGYTETSLQEHVAADHTETSSEVICPICALLPGGDPNHVTDDFAAHLTLEHRAPRDLDESSGVRHVRRMFHPGRGLGGPRARRSNMHFTSSTSGGSSTTQTSTQSSNYNREAMDPIAELLSQLSGVRRSAGGQLSSGPSASQLQQLQMQLQLERQQTQAARQQLETARSATQRSSRTSTNAGLNANPSPGHHNANPSSNSTSPNPGHHEFTTHTQHSNSQFLLNRLSEPRLSEAERQLSEGQWADRSLFVTELLLSTLLADPDHSEDDDLHDYHDAVIRGSDAFSDFGTFGDMGCVEVMTLDVALENLNLREQKEQRPPPF, encoded by the exons ATGCAGTGCATACTAACCAGGGTCGACTTCG ACCTATATTATGGAGGAGAGGCCTTGTCAGTGGAGCAGCCACAGGCCTTTACCTGTCCCTACTGTGGCAGGATGGGCTACACGGAGACCTCCCTTCAGGAGCACGTTGCTGCAGATCACACAGAGACCTCCTCAGAGGTG ATCTGTCCCATATGTGCTTTGCTACCCGGCGGGGACCCTAATCACGTGACCGACGACTTCGCTGCTCATCTCACACTTGAACACAGAGCCCCCAGAGACTTG GATGAGTCGAGCGGGGTGAGGCACGTGCGTAGGATGTTCCACCCTGGTCGGGGTCTAGGGGGGCCGAGGGCCCGTCGATCCAACATGCACTTCACCTCCTCAACCTCCGGGGGGAGCTCTACCACACAGACCTCTACACAGAGCTCCAACTACAACAGGGAAGCCATGGATcctatagctg AGCTTCTCTCCCAGTTGTCGGGGGTGCGTAGGTCGGCGGGCGGCCAGCTGAGTTCCGGTCCTTCAGCATCCCAGCTACAGCAGCTCCAG atGCAGCTCCAGTTGGAGCGGCAACAAACCCAGGCTGCCAGACAGCAGTTGGAGACGGCCCGGAGTGCCACGCAACGCAGCAGTCGTACCTCCACCAACGCAGGGCTGAATGCCAATCCAAGCCCAGGGCATCACAACGCCAACCCCAGTTCCAACTCTACCAGCCCCAACCCAGGGCATCACGagttcaccacacacacacagcacagcaacTCCCAGTTCCTCCTCAACAG ACTGAGTGAGCCGAGGTTGTCGGAGGCGGAGCGTCAGCTGAGTGAGGGCCAGTGGGCGGACCGCTCTCTCTTCGTCACGgagctcctcctctccaccctgctGGCCGATCCCGACCACAGCGAAGATGACGATCTCCATGACTACCACGACGCCGTGATCCGAGGTTCTGACGCGTTCAGTGATTTCGGCACCTTCGGAGACATGGGCTGCGTGGAGGTCATGACCTTGGACGTGGCGTTGGAGAACCTCAACCTCCGAGAACAAAAAGAGCAGCGACCCCCACCTTTTTGA
- the LOC109896224 gene encoding E3 ubiquitin-protein ligase KCMF1 isoform X3, with the protein MSRHEGVSCDACLKGNFRGRRYKCLICYDYDLCASCYEGGATTTRHTAEHAMQCILTRVDFDLYYGGEALSVEQPQAFTCPYCGRMGYTETSLQEHVAADHTETSSEVICPICALLPGGDPNHVTDDFAAHLTLEHRAPRDLDESSGVRHVRRMFHPGRGLGGPRARRSNMHFTSSTSGGSSTTQTSTQSSNYNREAMDPIAELLSQLSGVRRSAGGQLSSGPSASQLQQLQMQLQLERQQTQAARQQLETARSATQRSSRTSTNAGLNANPSPGHHNANPSSNSTSPNPGHHEFTTHTQHSNSQFLLNRLSEPRLSEAERQLSEGQWADRSLFVTELLLSTLLADPDHSEDDDLHDYHDAVIRGSDAFSDFGTFGDMGCVEVMTLDVALENLNLREQKEQRPPPF; encoded by the exons GTGTGAGCTGCGATGCGTGTTTGAAGGGTAACTTCCGGGGGCGGCGGTACAAGTGTTTAATTTGCTACGACTACGACCTGTGTGCGTCGTGCTACGAGGGCGGAGCCACGACCACCAGACACACGGCAGAGCACGCCATGCAGTGCATACTAACCAGGGTCGACTTCG ACCTATATTATGGAGGAGAGGCCTTGTCAGTGGAGCAGCCACAGGCCTTTACCTGTCCCTACTGTGGCAGGATGGGCTACACGGAGACCTCCCTTCAGGAGCACGTTGCTGCAGATCACACAGAGACCTCCTCAGAGGTG ATCTGTCCCATATGTGCTTTGCTACCCGGCGGGGACCCTAATCACGTGACCGACGACTTCGCTGCTCATCTCACACTTGAACACAGAGCCCCCAGAGACTTG GATGAGTCGAGCGGGGTGAGGCACGTGCGTAGGATGTTCCACCCTGGTCGGGGTCTAGGGGGGCCGAGGGCCCGTCGATCCAACATGCACTTCACCTCCTCAACCTCCGGGGGGAGCTCTACCACACAGACCTCTACACAGAGCTCCAACTACAACAGGGAAGCCATGGATcctatagctg AGCTTCTCTCCCAGTTGTCGGGGGTGCGTAGGTCGGCGGGCGGCCAGCTGAGTTCCGGTCCTTCAGCATCCCAGCTACAGCAGCTCCAG atGCAGCTCCAGTTGGAGCGGCAACAAACCCAGGCTGCCAGACAGCAGTTGGAGACGGCCCGGAGTGCCACGCAACGCAGCAGTCGTACCTCCACCAACGCAGGGCTGAATGCCAATCCAAGCCCAGGGCATCACAACGCCAACCCCAGTTCCAACTCTACCAGCCCCAACCCAGGGCATCACGagttcaccacacacacacagcacagcaacTCCCAGTTCCTCCTCAACAG ACTGAGTGAGCCGAGGTTGTCGGAGGCGGAGCGTCAGCTGAGTGAGGGCCAGTGGGCGGACCGCTCTCTCTTCGTCACGgagctcctcctctccaccctgctGGCCGATCCCGACCACAGCGAAGATGACGATCTCCATGACTACCACGACGCCGTGATCCGAGGTTCTGACGCGTTCAGTGATTTCGGCACCTTCGGAGACATGGGCTGCGTGGAGGTCATGACCTTGGACGTGGCGTTGGAGAACCTCAACCTCCGAGAACAAAAAGAGCAGCGACCCCCACCTTTTTGA
- the LOC109896224 gene encoding E3 ubiquitin-protein ligase KCMF1 isoform X4: protein MGVSCDACLKGNFRGRRYKCLICYDYDLCASCYEGGATTTRHTAEHAMQCILTRVDFDLYYGGEALSVEQPQAFTCPYCGRMGYTETSLQEHVAADHTETSSEVICPICALLPGGDPNHVTDDFAAHLTLEHRAPRDLDESSGVRHVRRMFHPGRGLGGPRARRSNMHFTSSTSGGSSTTQTSTQSSNYNREAMDPIAELLSQLSGVRRSAGGQLSSGPSASQLQQLQMQLQLERQQTQAARQQLETARSATQRSSRTSTNAGLNANPSPGHHNANPSSNSTSPNPGHHEFTTHTQHSNSQFLLNRLSEPRLSEAERQLSEGQWADRSLFVTELLLSTLLADPDHSEDDDLHDYHDAVIRGSDAFSDFGTFGDMGCVEVMTLDVALENLNLREQKEQRPPPF from the exons GTGTGAGCTGCGATGCGTGTTTGAAGGGTAACTTCCGGGGGCGGCGGTACAAGTGTTTAATTTGCTACGACTACGACCTGTGTGCGTCGTGCTACGAGGGCGGAGCCACGACCACCAGACACACGGCAGAGCACGCCATGCAGTGCATACTAACCAGGGTCGACTTCG ACCTATATTATGGAGGAGAGGCCTTGTCAGTGGAGCAGCCACAGGCCTTTACCTGTCCCTACTGTGGCAGGATGGGCTACACGGAGACCTCCCTTCAGGAGCACGTTGCTGCAGATCACACAGAGACCTCCTCAGAGGTG ATCTGTCCCATATGTGCTTTGCTACCCGGCGGGGACCCTAATCACGTGACCGACGACTTCGCTGCTCATCTCACACTTGAACACAGAGCCCCCAGAGACTTG GATGAGTCGAGCGGGGTGAGGCACGTGCGTAGGATGTTCCACCCTGGTCGGGGTCTAGGGGGGCCGAGGGCCCGTCGATCCAACATGCACTTCACCTCCTCAACCTCCGGGGGGAGCTCTACCACACAGACCTCTACACAGAGCTCCAACTACAACAGGGAAGCCATGGATcctatagctg AGCTTCTCTCCCAGTTGTCGGGGGTGCGTAGGTCGGCGGGCGGCCAGCTGAGTTCCGGTCCTTCAGCATCCCAGCTACAGCAGCTCCAG atGCAGCTCCAGTTGGAGCGGCAACAAACCCAGGCTGCCAGACAGCAGTTGGAGACGGCCCGGAGTGCCACGCAACGCAGCAGTCGTACCTCCACCAACGCAGGGCTGAATGCCAATCCAAGCCCAGGGCATCACAACGCCAACCCCAGTTCCAACTCTACCAGCCCCAACCCAGGGCATCACGagttcaccacacacacacagcacagcaacTCCCAGTTCCTCCTCAACAG ACTGAGTGAGCCGAGGTTGTCGGAGGCGGAGCGTCAGCTGAGTGAGGGCCAGTGGGCGGACCGCTCTCTCTTCGTCACGgagctcctcctctccaccctgctGGCCGATCCCGACCACAGCGAAGATGACGATCTCCATGACTACCACGACGCCGTGATCCGAGGTTCTGACGCGTTCAGTGATTTCGGCACCTTCGGAGACATGGGCTGCGTGGAGGTCATGACCTTGGACGTGGCGTTGGAGAACCTCAACCTCCGAGAACAAAAAGAGCAGCGACCCCCACCTTTTTGA
- the LOC109896224 gene encoding E3 ubiquitin-protein ligase KCMF1 isoform X2 → MSRHEGQGIGQNGPSVNCLSPGVSCDACLKGNFRGRRYKCLICYDYDLCASCYEGGATTTRHTAEHAMQCILTRVDFDLYYGGEALSVEQPQAFTCPYCGRMGYTETSLQEHVAADHTETSSEVICPICALLPGGDPNHVTDDFAAHLTLEHRAPRDLDESSGVRHVRRMFHPGRGLGGPRARRSNMHFTSSTSGGSSTTQTSTQSSNYNREAMDPIAELLSQLSGVRRSAGGQLSSGPSASQLQQLQMQLQLERQQTQAARQQLETARSATQRSSRTSTNAGLNANPSPGHHNANPSSNSTSPNPGHHEFTTHTQHSNSQFLLNRLSEPRLSEAERQLSEGQWADRSLFVTELLLSTLLADPDHSEDDDLHDYHDAVIRGSDAFSDFGTFGDMGCVEVMTLDVALENLNLREQKEQRPPPF, encoded by the exons gacagggtattgGTCAAAATGGTCCGTCTGTGAATTGTCTTTCCCCAGGTGTGAGCTGCGATGCGTGTTTGAAGGGTAACTTCCGGGGGCGGCGGTACAAGTGTTTAATTTGCTACGACTACGACCTGTGTGCGTCGTGCTACGAGGGCGGAGCCACGACCACCAGACACACGGCAGAGCACGCCATGCAGTGCATACTAACCAGGGTCGACTTCG ACCTATATTATGGAGGAGAGGCCTTGTCAGTGGAGCAGCCACAGGCCTTTACCTGTCCCTACTGTGGCAGGATGGGCTACACGGAGACCTCCCTTCAGGAGCACGTTGCTGCAGATCACACAGAGACCTCCTCAGAGGTG ATCTGTCCCATATGTGCTTTGCTACCCGGCGGGGACCCTAATCACGTGACCGACGACTTCGCTGCTCATCTCACACTTGAACACAGAGCCCCCAGAGACTTG GATGAGTCGAGCGGGGTGAGGCACGTGCGTAGGATGTTCCACCCTGGTCGGGGTCTAGGGGGGCCGAGGGCCCGTCGATCCAACATGCACTTCACCTCCTCAACCTCCGGGGGGAGCTCTACCACACAGACCTCTACACAGAGCTCCAACTACAACAGGGAAGCCATGGATcctatagctg AGCTTCTCTCCCAGTTGTCGGGGGTGCGTAGGTCGGCGGGCGGCCAGCTGAGTTCCGGTCCTTCAGCATCCCAGCTACAGCAGCTCCAG atGCAGCTCCAGTTGGAGCGGCAACAAACCCAGGCTGCCAGACAGCAGTTGGAGACGGCCCGGAGTGCCACGCAACGCAGCAGTCGTACCTCCACCAACGCAGGGCTGAATGCCAATCCAAGCCCAGGGCATCACAACGCCAACCCCAGTTCCAACTCTACCAGCCCCAACCCAGGGCATCACGagttcaccacacacacacagcacagcaacTCCCAGTTCCTCCTCAACAG ACTGAGTGAGCCGAGGTTGTCGGAGGCGGAGCGTCAGCTGAGTGAGGGCCAGTGGGCGGACCGCTCTCTCTTCGTCACGgagctcctcctctccaccctgctGGCCGATCCCGACCACAGCGAAGATGACGATCTCCATGACTACCACGACGCCGTGATCCGAGGTTCTGACGCGTTCAGTGATTTCGGCACCTTCGGAGACATGGGCTGCGTGGAGGTCATGACCTTGGACGTGGCGTTGGAGAACCTCAACCTCCGAGAACAAAAAGAGCAGCGACCCCCACCTTTTTGA